GCTGTCACCCGATGACCTGCCCGGGTCGGACTTTGGGGTTTACCCCTTTTTTATTGCTGAGGAGGAGGGCCACAAAGTGGTCAAGTTGGCCGAACTAATCTCCGCCGTGGTGTCCGAGGTGAAGAGCGGGGCCGCTGCCCCCTTGATATCAGCCCGGTTCCACAAAACTATGGCTCAAATGATCGTCCGCATGTGCCGGCTCATAGCCCTGGAAAGCCAGACCAGCCTGGTAGTCCTCAGTGGCGGTGTGTTCCAGAATCGCTTGCTTTCCAGGCTGGCGGCGGATGCCCTTCGGAAGGAGGGCTTCCAGGTTATCACCCACCGGCTGGTGCCCTGCAATGACGGAGGCATCTCCTTGGGCCAGGCAGTCATCGCCCACTTTGCCGCTCCCTGACCGCATGGCGGCGAGCAAACGTCAAAGCCTATGCTATTAGGATCGGTTTGGAAGACGATTCCTGCGAGTCGCTAAACAAAACGACAAATTGTTCAGTAGCCTCTCCAGGCCAGACCCCACCGCAAAGCTAAACATAATGTCTCCCAAAGTCATCCTACCATAGTCTCTGCTTGTGGGCTCTCTTTGATACGGGAAACTCATGACTATATAATAGATGTGGGGGGTGAAAAAGAGGTAAGTTATGTGTCTTGCTATACCGGCGCTGATCAAGTCCATCGAAGGTAAGGAGGCTGACGTAGAGATCGGGGGCATAAGCCGTCGGATCAGCCTGTGGCTTACCCCTGAGGCCAGGGTGGGCG
The Chloroflexota bacterium DNA segment above includes these coding regions:
- a CDS encoding HypC/HybG/HupF family hydrogenase formation chaperone; this encodes MCLAIPALIKSIEGKEADVEIGGISRRISLWLTPEARVG